Proteins encoded within one genomic window of Pedobacter africanus:
- a CDS encoding beta-N-acetylhexosaminidase has translation MRRFFAPLGLILLMLSVNFPAFSQTAVSEATPEGQSATAVANTPPEIAIIPEPVAVTKAEGHYILPANVLIQSPALPELKQALAFLQERLSAATGSFVSAVSSPSATANIKLIINEKGHHLLGDEGYQLSVTPNFITIKANKPAGLFYGIQSLLQLFPAAIESSEKVENVEWTVPCVEVMDYPRLAWRGLMFDVARHFFTKDEVKQYIDAMVRYKYNILHLHLTDDEGWRIEIKGLPKLTEVGAWSVKKVGEFGNFIPPAADEPRNYGGFYTQEDIKELVQYAQERFVNIMPEIDVPGHSLATIAAYPELSCTPGAENYRVRSGERIMDWSRGAPPTALVDNTLCPANEKVYGFLDTVITQVAALFPFEYIHMGGDEAPFNFWEKNEAVKALMQREGLKNMHQVQGYFEKRVQKIVASKGKKFMGWDEILNGDMPSSAAVMSWRGMKYGIQAAQKKHEVVMSPTDYAYLDYMQADAITEPRVYASLRLSKSYEFDPVPAGVDPKYIKGGQANLWTEQVYNIRQAEYMTWPRGMAIAESVWSPREKKNWPNFFGRVEQHFKRLDIAETKYAPSVYDPIFKVSRSADRQLQIELSTEVEGLDIYYSFDNSFPDRFYPKYTEKLTPPKDATMLKVITYRGKIPVGRMMNMPIEELNKRAGRR, from the coding sequence ATGCGTAGATTTTTCGCCCCGTTGGGTTTAATCCTGTTAATGCTTTCCGTAAATTTTCCGGCTTTTAGCCAGACGGCTGTTTCTGAGGCAACCCCTGAGGGCCAGTCGGCCACAGCTGTAGCCAACACGCCTCCTGAAATTGCCATTATACCCGAACCGGTAGCTGTAACCAAAGCTGAAGGGCATTACATCTTACCGGCAAATGTGCTGATCCAATCGCCGGCCCTGCCGGAGCTGAAACAGGCACTGGCCTTTTTGCAGGAAAGACTTTCGGCAGCAACGGGCAGTTTTGTATCGGCGGTGAGCAGTCCATCGGCAACTGCAAACATTAAGCTGATCATCAACGAGAAGGGCCATCACCTGCTGGGCGATGAGGGCTACCAGCTTTCTGTTACGCCAAATTTCATTACCATAAAGGCGAATAAACCGGCAGGCTTGTTTTACGGCATTCAAAGTTTGCTGCAATTGTTTCCAGCTGCAATTGAGAGCAGTGAAAAGGTAGAAAATGTAGAATGGACAGTTCCCTGCGTGGAGGTGATGGACTATCCGCGCCTGGCCTGGAGAGGATTGATGTTTGATGTAGCCCGGCATTTTTTCACAAAAGATGAGGTGAAACAGTATATCGATGCCATGGTGCGCTACAAGTACAACATACTGCACCTGCACCTTACGGATGATGAAGGCTGGAGAATTGAGATCAAAGGCCTGCCTAAGCTGACTGAGGTAGGTGCCTGGAGTGTCAAAAAAGTTGGAGAGTTCGGGAATTTCATCCCCCCGGCGGCAGATGAGCCCCGCAATTACGGTGGCTTCTATACGCAGGAAGACATTAAAGAACTGGTGCAATATGCACAGGAAAGGTTTGTAAATATTATGCCGGAGATTGATGTGCCGGGACATAGCCTGGCCACCATAGCGGCTTACCCGGAATTGTCGTGTACCCCTGGTGCGGAGAACTACCGCGTACGTTCAGGCGAGCGGATCATGGACTGGTCGAGGGGTGCCCCTCCTACCGCTTTGGTAGACAATACGCTTTGCCCGGCCAATGAAAAGGTATATGGCTTTCTGGATACAGTAATTACCCAGGTAGCTGCGCTGTTCCCTTTTGAATACATCCATATGGGCGGGGATGAAGCCCCATTCAATTTCTGGGAAAAGAACGAGGCTGTTAAGGCCCTGATGCAAAGAGAGGGCCTAAAAAACATGCACCAGGTACAGGGCTATTTTGAAAAACGGGTGCAGAAGATTGTAGCCTCGAAAGGGAAGAAATTTATGGGCTGGGACGAGATCCTGAACGGGGATATGCCTTCCAGTGCGGCAGTAATGAGCTGGCGCGGGATGAAATACGGCATACAGGCAGCGCAGAAGAAACACGAAGTGGTGATGAGCCCTACGGATTATGCATACCTGGATTATATGCAGGCCGATGCCATTACCGAGCCGAGGGTATACGCTTCATTGCGGTTGAGCAAATCGTACGAGTTTGACCCTGTACCGGCCGGTGTTGACCCTAAATACATTAAAGGGGGACAAGCCAATTTATGGACGGAGCAGGTGTACAACATCAGGCAGGCGGAGTACATGACCTGGCCAAGAGGAATGGCCATTGCGGAATCGGTATGGTCACCCCGGGAGAAGAAAAACTGGCCCAACTTTTTTGGCCGCGTTGAACAGCATTTTAAGCGTTTGGATATAGCCGAGACCAAATATGCGCCTAGTGTATATGATCCGATATTTAAAGTGAGCAGATCGGCCGACCGGCAATTGCAGATTGAACTGAGCACGGAAGTTGAAGGGCTTGACATTTATTACAGCTTTGACAATTCGTTCCCGGACCGCTTTTATCCTAAATATACGGAGAAGCTGACACCGCCAAAAGATGCAACCATGCTGAAGGTGATCACCTATCGCGGTAAAATACCGGTAGGCCGCATGATGAATATGCCAATAGAGGAGCTGAACAAGCGGGCGGGAAGAAGATAG
- the dacB gene encoding D-alanyl-D-alanine carboxypeptidase/D-alanyl-D-alanine endopeptidase — protein sequence MPKRIFTLLMLLYSSFTFAQTPAQKIERAFSAFQTDPQTRYALTALVVLDAATGKTLFARNENIGLATASTLKTITAATAFSLLGKDFQYQTTLAYTGNIMADGTLKGNLVLIGSGDPTLGSERYQNKEIKVLAEWAAAIQKAGIKRIEGAVIGDDRIFGTQTTPEGWTWQDIGNYYGAGTSGLAWRENQFDIHLKPGSGINEEVKLLRTIPEMPYLKIVNELKTGAPGTGDNAYVFLPPYATVAYLRGSWGMGIGKPGISAALPDPAYELAFRLQDTLKRLGIPANQPATTARLMALENQTVPVVTQKLSTISSPSLSEMSYWFLKKSINLYGESFLKTIALRSGKAAGTANGAKTEIAFWADKGIDKNALNIVDGSGLSPANRVTAAAMASILFQVQQAPWFNDYYKGFPEYNGMKIKSGTINDVSAFAGYHTDKAGNKYIVVININNYSGSGINRKLFSVLDALK from the coding sequence ATGCCTAAACGTATATTCACTTTATTGATGCTGCTTTACAGCAGTTTTACATTTGCACAAACGCCCGCTCAGAAAATTGAGCGGGCGTTTAGTGCTTTCCAGACTGACCCGCAAACGCGCTATGCCCTAACAGCGCTGGTGGTACTGGATGCAGCTACCGGCAAAACCCTGTTTGCCAGGAATGAAAATATAGGACTCGCCACGGCATCTACCTTGAAAACCATTACTGCAGCAACAGCCTTTAGCCTGCTGGGCAAAGACTTTCAATACCAGACCACACTGGCCTATACGGGTAATATTATGGCCGATGGCACTTTAAAAGGAAATTTAGTGCTCATCGGGAGTGGCGATCCGACCTTAGGTTCGGAGCGTTACCAGAACAAAGAAATTAAGGTACTTGCTGAATGGGCGGCAGCCATACAAAAAGCAGGTATCAAGAGAATTGAAGGGGCCGTGATTGGAGATGACCGTATTTTTGGTACACAAACTACCCCCGAGGGCTGGACCTGGCAGGACATTGGGAATTATTACGGTGCTGGTACCTCTGGTCTGGCCTGGCGCGAGAACCAGTTTGACATCCATTTAAAACCAGGCAGCGGCATAAATGAAGAGGTTAAACTGCTGAGGACGATTCCGGAAATGCCTTACCTGAAGATTGTCAATGAACTGAAGACCGGTGCACCAGGCACTGGCGACAATGCCTATGTCTTTTTGCCGCCTTACGCTACGGTTGCCTATTTGAGGGGAAGCTGGGGTATGGGAATTGGCAAACCAGGCATTTCGGCAGCCCTGCCAGACCCTGCTTATGAGCTCGCCTTTCGCTTACAGGACACTTTAAAGAGACTGGGCATTCCAGCTAACCAGCCGGCAACTACGGCAAGGCTGATGGCACTGGAAAACCAGACTGTTCCTGTGGTTACACAAAAGCTCAGCACCATCAGTTCGCCCAGCCTGTCGGAGATGAGCTACTGGTTTCTCAAAAAGAGCATCAATTTATACGGAGAAAGTTTCCTAAAGACCATTGCTTTGCGGTCAGGGAAAGCCGCAGGTACGGCAAATGGCGCAAAAACGGAAATTGCATTCTGGGCAGATAAAGGCATCGACAAAAATGCGTTGAACATTGTGGACGGCAGCGGGCTATCGCCTGCCAACCGGGTTACGGCTGCGGCCATGGCCAGCATCCTCTTCCAGGTACAGCAAGCGCCATGGTTTAACGACTATTACAAAGGTTTTCCGGAATACAATGGCATGAAAATCAAGAGTGGTACCATCAATGATGTTTCTGCCTTTGCGGGATACCATACCGATAAAGCCGGTAATAAATACATCGTCGTGATCAACATCAACAATTATTCAGGTTCCGGCATCAACAGGAAGCTTTTCAGTGTACTGGATGCCTTAAAATAA
- a CDS encoding aspartate-semialdehyde dehydrogenase, whose product MKIAVVGATGLVGTVMLKVLEERNFPLTELIPVASEKSVGKEITFKGKKYAIVSMDTAISMRPDIALFSAGGSTSLAEAPRFAEVGTTVIDNSSAWRMDPSKKLVVPEVNANVLSTEDKIIANPNCSTIQMVVALKPLHDKYKIKRVVVSTYQSVTGTGVKAVDQLMNERKGITDGPMAYAYPIDLNVIPQIDVFQDNGYTKEEMKMILETQKIMGDNSIKVTATTVRIPVMGGHSESVNIEFENDFTVADVKALMEQTDGVILVDDPANLKYPMPKDAHERDEVFVGRIRRDDSLPNTLNMWIVADNLRKGAATNAVQIAEYLVKEGLR is encoded by the coding sequence ATGAAAATTGCAGTAGTTGGTGCTACCGGACTGGTAGGTACCGTGATGTTGAAAGTGTTGGAAGAGCGTAACTTCCCCCTGACTGAGTTGATCCCCGTAGCCTCTGAGAAGAGCGTTGGTAAGGAAATCACTTTCAAGGGCAAGAAGTATGCGATTGTAAGCATGGACACTGCCATTTCGATGAGACCTGATATTGCGTTGTTTTCTGCAGGGGGAAGCACTTCGCTGGCCGAAGCCCCTCGTTTTGCTGAAGTAGGTACTACAGTGATCGACAATTCCTCTGCATGGCGCATGGATCCGTCGAAGAAGCTGGTCGTACCAGAAGTAAATGCCAATGTATTGTCTACCGAAGACAAGATCATTGCCAACCCGAACTGTTCGACCATTCAGATGGTAGTGGCCCTAAAACCACTCCACGATAAATATAAAATCAAACGCGTGGTGGTTTCGACCTACCAGTCGGTAACCGGAACCGGTGTGAAAGCTGTTGACCAGCTGATGAACGAGCGTAAAGGTATTACAGATGGACCAATGGCTTATGCCTACCCTATTGACCTGAATGTGATTCCTCAGATTGATGTTTTCCAGGATAACGGATACACCAAGGAGGAGATGAAAATGATACTGGAAACCCAGAAAATAATGGGCGACAACAGCATTAAAGTTACCGCAACTACGGTACGTATCCCGGTAATGGGTGGCCACTCTGAATCTGTGAACATAGAGTTTGAGAATGACTTTACTGTAGCCGATGTAAAAGCGCTGATGGAACAAACCGATGGCGTAATTTTGGTAGATGATCCGGCAAACCTGAAATACCCGATGCCTAAAGATGCGCATGAGCGGGACGAAGTATTTGTGGGAAGGATCAGACGTGATGATTCTTTGCCCAATACGCTGAACATGTGGATTGTGGCCGATAACCTGCGCAAAGGCGCAGCCACCAATGCGGTCCAGATTGCTGAATACCTGGTAAAAGAAGGATTGAGATAA
- a CDS encoding sugar phosphate isomerase/epimerase family protein, whose product MNSRRTFIKQAGMAAAAAALLPSFACSTEASKGKTVGIQLYSLREQIPHDVKGVIEKVARAGYKEVETYGYSAKDGYWGMDAKAFKSLLTANGLKSPSGHFGMDDFVSSGNIEPLKPLIEGAAAIGNRYFTIAYLGEPIRRSLEDYKKVTARLNEAAELVKQSGLKLAYHNHDFEFKPYEAGATGYELMLNGTDKSLVSFEMDLYWVVRSGNDPVALFNKYPGRFVMWHVKDMDKANHSLNTEIGTGTIDFKHIYKHAKQSGLEHLIVEQENYKKDAFVSIKESFDYVNRELI is encoded by the coding sequence ATGAACTCAAGAAGAACTTTTATCAAACAGGCCGGCATGGCAGCTGCAGCAGCAGCTTTACTGCCTTCATTTGCCTGCAGCACTGAGGCCTCAAAGGGAAAAACAGTGGGCATTCAGTTGTATTCCCTCAGGGAACAGATTCCGCATGACGTAAAGGGAGTCATTGAAAAAGTGGCCAGGGCAGGCTACAAAGAAGTAGAGACTTATGGCTATTCGGCCAAAGACGGCTATTGGGGCATGGATGCCAAAGCCTTTAAAAGCCTGCTGACTGCCAATGGCCTGAAATCGCCAAGCGGACATTTTGGAATGGATGATTTTGTGAGCAGCGGAAATATAGAGCCACTGAAGCCCCTGATTGAAGGTGCAGCTGCGATAGGCAACCGTTATTTTACGATTGCTTACCTGGGTGAGCCGATCAGAAGATCGCTGGAGGACTATAAAAAAGTTACCGCGCGTTTGAATGAGGCCGCAGAACTGGTGAAACAATCGGGCTTGAAGCTGGCCTATCATAACCACGATTTCGAATTTAAGCCCTATGAAGCTGGCGCCACGGGCTATGAGCTGATGCTGAACGGCACAGACAAAAGCCTGGTGAGCTTTGAGATGGACCTGTATTGGGTAGTGCGCTCTGGCAATGATCCTGTGGCGCTGTTCAACAAATATCCGGGCCGTTTTGTGATGTGGCACGTAAAGGATATGGACAAGGCCAACCACTCGCTGAATACCGAGATTGGCACCGGTACCATTGATTTTAAGCACATTTATAAACATGCCAAACAATCTGGACTGGAGCACCTGATCGTTGAGCAGGAAAACTATAAGAAGGATGCATTTGTAAGCATTAAGGAAAGCTTCGACTATGTAAACCGCGAACTGATTTAA
- a CDS encoding hydroxypyruvate isomerase family protein, with translation MSKDLSRRTALKNMVAGTAALGVSAAIPSFALEQPVSTMLKGNVNHSVCRWCFGKLSLDELCIEAKKIGIKAIDLVGPKDWPTLKKHGLYSSMCNGAEINLVDGWNDPQFHATLIKNYTEMIPKVAEAGYTQLICFSGNRRGKDDETGLKNCVEGLKQVLPLAEKHGVVLVMELLNSKVNHKDYQCDHTAWGAELCKRLGSENFKLLYDIYHMQIDEGNVISNIQTYHQYISHYHTAGVPGRNEIDDTQELFYPAIIKAIVATGFKGYLAQEFIPKYKDKIKSLRDAVHICDV, from the coding sequence ATGAGCAAAGATTTAAGCAGAAGAACTGCGTTGAAAAATATGGTTGCCGGAACTGCCGCATTAGGTGTTTCTGCTGCAATACCCTCTTTTGCACTTGAACAACCAGTATCGACTATGTTAAAAGGGAACGTAAACCACTCCGTATGCCGCTGGTGTTTTGGCAAGCTGAGCCTTGATGAACTTTGCATTGAGGCAAAAAAAATAGGCATCAAAGCCATTGACCTGGTAGGCCCTAAAGACTGGCCTACCTTAAAAAAGCACGGGCTCTATTCTTCTATGTGCAACGGCGCCGAGATCAACCTGGTAGATGGCTGGAATGACCCGCAGTTTCATGCCACACTCATTAAAAACTATACCGAGATGATCCCTAAAGTGGCAGAGGCAGGCTACACCCAGCTGATCTGTTTTAGCGGCAACAGGAGGGGAAAAGACGATGAGACCGGGCTGAAAAACTGTGTAGAAGGTTTGAAGCAGGTATTGCCCCTGGCCGAAAAACACGGGGTAGTACTGGTTATGGAACTGCTGAACAGCAAGGTAAACCATAAGGATTACCAATGTGACCATACCGCATGGGGCGCAGAGCTTTGCAAAAGGCTGGGTTCTGAAAATTTCAAATTGTTGTACGACATTTACCACATGCAGATTGACGAAGGGAACGTGATCAGCAACATCCAGACTTACCACCAGTACATTTCGCATTACCATACTGCCGGTGTACCGGGCAGGAACGAGATTGACGATACCCAGGAACTTTTTTATCCGGCCATCATAAAGGCAATTGTGGCAACCGGCTTTAAAGGCTACCTTGCGCAGGAATTCATTCCCAAATATAAGGACAAGATCAAATCACTAAGGGACGCCGTACACATTTGCGACGTATAA
- a CDS encoding nucleoside permease: MNLNNRIKLSTMMFLEFFIWGAWFVTMGTYLGKNLLSDGVQIGSAYSTQSLGAIIAPFIIGLIADRFFAAQKILGFLHLMGGILLWFASTALNFESFFPFVLGYMIAYMPTLALVNSISFKQMTDPGKEFPSIRVFGTIGWIVAGILIGLLNWEQGGNLVMTFKMASIASIILGLFSFALPHTPPAKKGEKTSFGDIIGLDAIGLLKNKSYLLFFLASVAICIPLAFYYNFTNPFLNEVGMKSAAGIQSLGQVSETLFMILMPLFFVRLGVKKMLAIGMIAWVVRYLFFAFGNAESNYWMLIGGIVLHGICYDFFFVTGQIYTDRLAGERFKSAAQGFITLATYGVGMLFGSIISGMVVDKYAGQGGHDWHSIWVIPAGIAALVTLLFLLFFKDNNKPATETAN; the protein is encoded by the coding sequence ATGAACTTAAACAACCGCATCAAACTTTCAACCATGATGTTCCTGGAGTTTTTTATCTGGGGCGCGTGGTTTGTGACTATGGGTACTTACCTGGGAAAAAACCTTTTATCTGATGGTGTACAAATAGGATCCGCTTACAGTACCCAATCACTAGGCGCCATTATTGCTCCTTTTATCATCGGTTTAATTGCCGACCGCTTTTTTGCGGCGCAAAAAATCCTGGGTTTTTTACACCTTATGGGCGGTATATTGTTATGGTTTGCATCTACAGCGCTCAATTTCGAAAGTTTCTTCCCTTTTGTCCTGGGCTATATGATTGCTTATATGCCAACACTTGCTTTGGTAAACTCCATTTCGTTCAAACAAATGACTGATCCGGGAAAAGAATTCCCATCGATCCGTGTATTTGGTACCATCGGCTGGATCGTTGCAGGAATCCTGATCGGCCTGCTAAACTGGGAGCAGGGCGGCAATCTGGTAATGACCTTTAAAATGGCTTCAATAGCCTCTATTATACTGGGGCTTTTCAGCTTTGCCTTACCGCATACTCCACCGGCAAAAAAAGGAGAGAAAACATCTTTCGGCGACATCATCGGGCTGGATGCGATTGGCCTGCTAAAAAACAAATCTTATCTGTTATTTTTCCTTGCTTCGGTGGCCATTTGTATTCCGCTGGCCTTCTACTACAATTTTACCAATCCATTCCTTAACGAAGTGGGAATGAAATCAGCAGCAGGTATACAGTCGCTTGGTCAGGTTTCTGAAACTTTGTTCATGATCCTTATGCCGCTATTTTTTGTGCGCCTGGGTGTGAAAAAAATGCTGGCTATAGGTATGATTGCCTGGGTGGTACGTTACCTGTTCTTTGCCTTTGGCAATGCGGAATCCAATTACTGGATGTTAATTGGTGGTATTGTACTGCATGGGATCTGCTATGATTTTTTCTTTGTAACCGGACAGATTTATACCGACAGGCTTGCGGGCGAGCGCTTTAAAAGTGCTGCTCAGGGCTTTATTACCCTGGCTACCTATGGGGTGGGCATGTTATTTGGCTCAATTATTTCAGGAATGGTAGTAGACAAGTATGCAGGCCAGGGCGGGCACGACTGGCATAGCATTTGGGTTATCCCGGCAGGCATTGCTGCACTGGTTACCCTATTGTTCTTGTTGTTTTTTAAAGACAACAATAAACCGGCAACTGAAACTGCAAATTAA
- a CDS encoding 3-keto-disaccharide hydrolase gives MKHYIFSAIILTAVMAGSAAQAQKGKKGFTKLFDGKTTKGWHTYGKTTVGQKWSVQDGALYFNPKGGDKSQGGDLVTDEEYSNFHLKLDWKVAPKANSGIIFYVKEDPKYGQTYSTGLEMQVLDNDGHPDGKITKHRAGDLYDLVKSSSEPVKPVGEWNTAEIICKDGKLEQYLNGVKVVSTTLWDDNWKNLVAGSKFATWPDWGTFKSGKIALQDHGNDVWYRNIMIKKL, from the coding sequence ATGAAACATTATATTTTCTCTGCCATTATACTGACTGCTGTTATGGCCGGCAGTGCTGCACAGGCCCAGAAGGGTAAAAAAGGATTTACGAAATTGTTTGACGGTAAAACTACCAAAGGATGGCATACCTATGGAAAGACTACGGTAGGCCAGAAATGGTCTGTTCAGGATGGGGCCTTGTATTTTAACCCTAAAGGAGGGGATAAAAGTCAGGGTGGCGATCTGGTTACCGACGAAGAGTACAGCAATTTTCATTTAAAGCTGGATTGGAAAGTGGCGCCAAAAGCGAACAGCGGGATTATTTTTTACGTGAAAGAAGATCCCAAGTATGGACAGACCTATAGCACGGGATTGGAAATGCAGGTGCTGGACAATGATGGCCATCCGGATGGTAAAATCACCAAACACAGGGCAGGTGACCTGTACGACCTGGTAAAAAGCAGTTCTGAACCGGTTAAGCCGGTTGGAGAATGGAATACGGCAGAGATCATTTGCAAAGACGGCAAGCTGGAGCAATACCTGAATGGTGTGAAGGTCGTATCTACTACCTTATGGGACGACAACTGGAAAAACCTTGTTGCCGGCAGCAAATTTGCAACCTGGCCAGATTGGGGCACTTTTAAGTCGGGCAAAATTGCTTTGCAGGACCATGGCAATGATGTATGGTACCGTAACATCATGATCAAAAAGTTATAA
- a CDS encoding Gfo/Idh/MocA family protein: MEEMKKDTQTSSRRSFLKTTAIAASAFMIVPRHVLGGRGFLAPSDRLLIAGIGVGGKGESDIAAFYKSGKADIAFLCDVHDSRAAKSVKAFPKAKYYKDYREMLDKEAKNFDAVSISTPDHNHAIQAVAAMQLGKHVYVQKPLTHDIYEARMLTAAADKYKVVTQMGNQGASNDGPRQMKEWYEAGLIGDVHTIYAWTDRPVWPQGIPWSANKAQVPADLAWDLWLGTAPYKDYVEKLVPFNWRGWWDYGTGALGDMGCHLLEAPFSVLNLKYATEVQASVGSVYVDEFKRGYFPDSCPPSSHVTLKFPKTNKTKGDVVVHWMDGGIQPERPEELGANDVFGDGGNGTLFVGTKGKMMSSTYGRNPRLLPLSRNENIKVAQKYARVPDGEKGHYNQWVEACIAGYGKKELSSPFSIAGPLTESLLMANLAIRGTDVQRKNQEGKISYPGRNIKLLWDNANMRITNFDDVNQFVKREYRNGWSLGL, encoded by the coding sequence ATGGAAGAAATGAAAAAAGACACGCAGACCAGCTCAAGACGCAGTTTTTTAAAAACTACTGCTATTGCTGCTTCCGCATTTATGATTGTTCCCCGTCATGTGCTGGGGGGCCGAGGCTTTCTGGCACCGAGCGACAGGCTGCTGATTGCCGGTATTGGTGTTGGCGGTAAAGGTGAGTCGGACATTGCTGCTTTTTACAAAAGCGGAAAAGCAGACATTGCTTTCCTTTGCGATGTGCATGACAGCAGGGCTGCCAAGTCGGTAAAAGCTTTCCCGAAAGCAAAATATTACAAGGATTACCGCGAAATGCTGGATAAGGAGGCTAAGAATTTTGATGCGGTTTCCATTTCTACCCCCGACCATAACCACGCCATACAAGCTGTTGCGGCCATGCAGCTGGGCAAGCACGTGTATGTTCAGAAACCATTGACCCACGATATTTACGAGGCCCGTATGCTGACTGCTGCTGCCGATAAGTACAAGGTAGTGACCCAGATGGGCAACCAGGGCGCATCTAATGATGGGCCGAGGCAGATGAAAGAATGGTACGAAGCCGGCTTAATTGGCGATGTGCATACCATTTATGCCTGGACCGACAGGCCGGTATGGCCACAGGGTATTCCATGGTCGGCCAATAAAGCGCAGGTACCTGCCGACCTGGCCTGGGACCTATGGCTGGGAACAGCACCTTACAAAGACTATGTAGAGAAGCTGGTTCCGTTTAACTGGCGTGGCTGGTGGGATTATGGCACCGGTGCGCTGGGCGATATGGGCTGCCACCTGCTGGAAGCACCCTTCAGTGTATTGAATTTAAAATATGCCACCGAAGTGCAGGCCAGTGTAGGCTCTGTGTATGTAGATGAATTTAAACGGGGTTATTTCCCGGATAGCTGCCCTCCCTCAAGTCATGTGACCTTAAAATTCCCTAAAACCAATAAAACCAAGGGCGACGTAGTGGTACATTGGATGGACGGCGGTATACAGCCGGAAAGACCTGAAGAACTTGGTGCAAATGATGTGTTTGGCGATGGCGGCAACGGAACCCTTTTTGTGGGCACCAAAGGCAAAATGATGTCGAGCACCTATGGCCGTAACCCACGCCTGCTGCCGCTGAGCAGGAACGAAAACATCAAAGTGGCCCAAAAATATGCAAGGGTACCTGATGGCGAAAAAGGGCATTACAACCAGTGGGTTGAGGCCTGCATTGCCGGTTATGGCAAAAAAGAGCTGAGTTCTCCGTTCTCTATTGCCGGCCCGCTTACAGAATCGCTGTTGATGGCAAACCTGGCCATCAGGGGCACTGATGTTCAGCGCAAAAACCAGGAAGGCAAAATAAGCTATCCGGGCAGGAACATCAAATTGCTGTGGGACAATGCCAATATGAGAATTACCAATTTTGACGATGTGAACCAATTTGTGAAACGCGAATACCGCAATGGCTGGTCACTTGGCTTATAA
- a CDS encoding c-type cytochrome — MKRTLLILGCYVLAMASCASPEERAADANKTTETTATAEGTSAAAPADNGAGEQLIAKADCIACHNKDTKIVGPAYVDIAAKYPLNEENVNHLADKVIAGGTGVWGEVPMTPHASLSKDDAKTMVRYILSLKK; from the coding sequence ATGAAAAGAACACTATTGATCCTGGGCTGCTATGTATTGGCTATGGCCTCCTGCGCAAGTCCTGAAGAAAGGGCTGCAGATGCAAACAAAACTACTGAAACTACTGCTACAGCGGAAGGTACATCAGCCGCTGCTCCGGCAGACAACGGCGCCGGTGAACAGCTGATTGCCAAGGCCGATTGTATTGCCTGCCACAACAAAGACACCAAAATTGTAGGCCCGGCCTATGTAGACATTGCTGCAAAATACCCGCTGAACGAGGAGAATGTAAACCACCTTGCAGATAAAGTGATTGCCGGCGGAACGGGTGTATGGGGCGAAGTTCCGATGACACCGCATGCCTCGCTGAGCAAGGATGATGCAAAAACTATGGTCAGATACATTTTATCGCTAAAAAAATAA